A genomic region of Arachis stenosperma cultivar V10309 chromosome 9, arast.V10309.gnm1.PFL2, whole genome shotgun sequence contains the following coding sequences:
- the LOC130951779 gene encoding probable membrane-associated kinase regulator 4 codes for MASKLIAFDTADDDYIDMEVTSYSNFFCHSHPQPGEFEFQMSSIDQEKDSTTSPADELFYKGKLLPLHLPPRLQMVEKILQNSDPPFVKDKVEAFEEFFSTPLTTTYTTPISGTPFESCNISPVESCQVSRELNPEDYKLEFPSTGTSDEGFTVESTHHQKKSWTKKLKHSSIGSKLRASRAYLKSWFGKSSCSYENYATSTKVADEGSVSKANNNNLSKKKKKNNSSSNPYGQIRYESSNSVMKNNGDDPSSNHRRSFSVGIKILSGNKSSLSTGSSSFSIPNKSSRQHLKRCSSASSDIENAIQGAIAHCKKSQQTKKNSSEVGFYSFSEDQERVVLLRG; via the coding sequence ATGGCTTCAAAACTCATAGCATTTGATACTGCAGATGATGATTACATTGATATGGAAGTAACCTCATATTCTAACTTCTTCTGCCATTCTCATCCACAACCAGGAGAGTTTGAGTTCCAAATGTCCTCCATTGATCAAGAAAAGGATTCAACAACTTCCCcagctgatgagcttttctacAAAGGAAAGCTTCTTCCTCTTCACCTTCCCCCAAGGCTTCAAATGGTTGAGAAAATCCTCCAAAACTCTGACCCTCCTTTTGTTAAAGACAAAGTTGAAGCCTTTGAAGAGTTTTTTAGCACCCCATTAACCACAACCTACACAACACCAATCTCAGGCACCCCATTTGAGTCCTGCAACATTTCTCCTGTTGAATCATGCCAAGTTAGCAGAGAGCTAAACCCTGAAGACTATAAGCTTGAGTTTCCATCAACAGGCACAAGTGATGAAGGATTCACTGTTGAGAGTACTCATCATCAGAAGAAGTCTTGGACCAAGAAACTGAAGCATTCATCAATAGGATCAAAGTTGAGAGCTTCAAGGGCTTATCTCAAGTCCTGGTTTGGAAAATCCAGTTGCTCCTATGAAAACTATGCAACTTCAACAAAAGTTGCTGATGAAGGCTCAGTTTCAAAggctaataataataacttgtccaagaagaagaagaagaataatagtaGTAGCAATCCATATGGTCAAATTCGATATGAGTCCTCGAATTCTGTCATGAAGAACAATGGAGATGATCCAAGTAGCAATCACAGAAGGTCATTCTCTGTGGGAATCAAGATTCTTTCAGGAAACAAGTCGTCGCTGTCCACCGGATCATCTTCATTTTCGATTCCAAACAAGTCATCAAGGCAGCATCTTAAAAGGTGCAGCAGTGCAAGCTCAGATATAGAGAATGCAATCCAAGGAGCCATTGCTCACTGCAAGAAGTCTCAGCAAACGAAGAAGAATTCAAGTGAAGTAGGATTCTACTCATTTAGTGAGGATCAAGAAAGAGTAGTGCTTTTGAGGGGCTAA